In the Paramormyrops kingsleyae isolate MSU_618 chromosome 6, PKINGS_0.4, whole genome shotgun sequence genome, one interval contains:
- the lamb2 gene encoding laminin subunit beta-2 isoform X3, translating to MAQEPDQPHGCMHGSCYPATGDLLVGREKNLKASSTCGLRKKEPYCIVSHLQDEKKCFQCDSRRPYDAVYNTNSHRIENVITTFKPHRKTSWWQSESGKSEVHIQLDLEAEFHFTHLIMTFKTFRPAAMLIERSSDFGRTWQVYRYFAYDCASIFPGVSQGPLRHVDDVICESRYSDIEPSTEGEVIYRVLDPAIHIQDPYSSRIQNQLRITNLRVNLTKLHTLGDNLLDSRLEIKEKYYYAVYEMVVRGNCFCYGHASECAPIEGIRGDIEGMVHGRCVCKHNTNGLNCERCDDFYNDVPWRPAEGRSTNACQKCNCNQHSDKCHFDMAVYLATGNVSGGVCDNCQHNTMGRNCEMCKPFYYQDPARDIRDPAVCVPCDCDPDGSLNGGVCDGHDEPSLGMMAGQCRCKEHVRGRRCDRCKAGYFGLSVDDSQGCQPCQCDSMGSVLEGAQCDPVTGDCFCKRLVMGRTCSQCLPEHWALSHDLNGCRECDCDVGGATDNHCSMETGQCRCRSHMIGRQCNQVEPGFYFMALDHYNYEAELAKLGQGCTVVEREIQPGHTATWTGTGFARVPKGSTLEFSISNIPYSMEYDVLIRYESQMLHDWEEVHVSVVRPGPIPTSSPCGNTIPADDLLTVSLPIASRFVLLPRPVCLERGVSYTLRLEFPYFSSRSTVPNPSILIDSISLLPRYSSLEMFIAGDPASIARKQTFELHRCHDTGKAVTSSLLSDTCGKLLTSMSAIINDGALPCQCDPQGSMSSECNAHGGQCSCKPHVIGRRCDQCAPGTYGFRSAGCKPCSCSVEGSRTPFCHQHTGQCSCNPGAFGLHCDRCQHAHWGFPNCKPCRCNGHADECEERTGRCLNCRGNTAGDKCERCASGYYGKPELESGSQCRPCPCPDSPTSGRHFAASCYQDTRSHQVVCNCNQGYTGMVKRSKGIIQRSRCDECAPGYYGNPSEPGGRCQMCHCSNNIDMTDPESCDRRTGECRKCLYNTEGPDCGMCKIRYYGDAKRRNCRKCTCNFLGTEHKQCSSPDKCVCNRGTGQCQCLPNVSGQTCDHCITNYWNMASGRGCEPCSCDPINAVSASCNEFTGQCHCRDGFGGKTCTECQENFWGNPKVQCRACDCDRRGIETPQCNHLNGHCVCQPGVSGVRCDQCARGFSGHFPDCQPCHQCFGDWDRVVQDLVARTKALTERAREIQLTGLTGAYEKSFREMEKKLAKVQGIVNTRNATAEAIASLMTLTEDLRARIGETTERLNRLESELTNLQDGNYEASSQLSALEREARELNLTSDQLSHQLDILKNSNFLGAYDSIRSSYNKSREAERLAKLATTHVPSIVTQSADTRRKTERLMAAKKDEFNRKNAANKRALQDLAAKTHTLDLKKINEKVCGVPGDVPCDESPCGGTSCRDDDGNRHCGGLNCNGAVATAGNALERAKHAEKELNKAMAEVEELFQKVAKAKMQAMEAKGKAQAALDKANNTKAKVEHSNNKLRDLIKEIRDFLTQEGADPDSIEAVATRVLELTIPASPQQIRHLASEIKDKVNSLSNVDAILEQTQDDVRKARQLLQDAKKAKNRAESVKAVAETVKHALADAHKAQAAAEAAIQRAQEDIGSTEDRIAQVNSETSAREKDLNDAMDHLGHLSRQIEALKTKHANNSLVASRAEETATMARDKANEAKQVLDGELTDKYRIAQDLVDRKAKMVQDAKKKAERLRDEAKKLLQNAQNKLQRLAELEKNYEDNQKMLEGKARQLDGLEDKMKAILNDINKQIQIYNTCQ from the exons ATGGCCCAGGAGCCTGACCAGCCCCACGGCTGCATGCATGGTAGCTGTTACCCAGCCACTGGAGACTTGCTGGTCGGCAGAGAAAAGAATCTGAAGGCCTCGTCCACCTGTGGCCTGCGCAAGAAGGAGCCTTACTGCATCGTCAGCCACTTGCAG GACGAGAAAAAGTGTTTTCAGTGTGACTCACGCCGGCCGTACGATGCCGTCTACAACACCAACAGCCACCGTATTGAAAACGTCATCACCACCTTCAAGCCTCACCGGAAGACATCCTGGTGGCAGTCGGAGAGCG GCAAATCTGAGGTTCACATTCAGCTGGATCTGGAGGCTGAGTTCCACTTCACACATCTCATCATGACCTTCAAG ACGTTCCGGCCAGCCGCCATGCTGATCGAGCGCTCCTCCGACTTTGGCCGCACGTGGCAGGTGTACCGCTACTTTGCCTATGACTGTGCCTCCATCTTCCCTGGGGTCTCCCAGGGGCCCCTGCGCCATGTGGATGACGTAATCTGCGAGTCCCGCTACTCTGACATCGAGCCGTCCACAGAGGGGGAG GTTATCTACAGGGTCCTGGACCCAGCCATCCACATACAGGACCCATACAGCTCCAGAATTCAGA ACCAGCTGAGGATCACCAACCTACGTGTGAACCTCACAAAGCTGCACACGTTGGGGGACAACCTGCTGGACTCGCGCCTGGAGATCAAGGAGAAGTACTACTACGCCGTGTATGAGATGGTGGTGCGCGGGAACTGCTTCTGCTACGGCCATGCTTCCGAGTGTGCCCCCATCGAGGGAATTAGGGGGGATATTGAGGGCATG GTGCATGGGAGGTGTGTCTGCAAGCACAACACTAATGGACTGAACTGTGAGAGGTGTGACGACTTCTACAACGACGTCCCCTGGAGGCCGGCTGAGGGCAGGAGCACCAATGCTTGCCAGA AATGCAACTGCAACCAGCACTCAGACAAGTGCCACTTTGACATGGCTGTGTACCTGGCCACGGGGAATGTGAGCGGCGGCGTTTGTGACAACTGCCAGCACAACACCATGGGGCGTAACTGCGAGATGTGCAAGCCCTTCTACTACCAGGACCCTGCCAGGGACATCCGGGACCCcgcagtgtgtgtcc CCTGCGACTGCGATCCCGATGGCTCCCTCAACGGAGGTGTCTGTGACGGACACGACGAGCCCAGCCTGGGCATGATGGCCGGCCAGTGTCGCTGCAAGGAGCACGTGCGGGGCCGGCGCTGCGACCGCTGCAAGGCGGGCTACTTCGGACTCAGCGTGGACGACTCCCAAGGCTGCCAGC CGTGCCAGTGCGACTCCATGGGTTCAGTGTTGGAAGGTGCCCAGTGTGACCCAGTCACTGGAGACTGCTTCTGCAAACGCCTGGTGATGGGCCGGACCTGCAGTCAGTGTCTG CCGGAACACTGGGCTCTGAGTCACGATTTGAATGGCTGTCGAGAGTGTGACTGTGACGTGGGCGGGGCAACAGACAACCA CTGCTCCATGGAGACTGGCCAATGCCGCTGTCGAAGTCACATGATTGGGCGCCAGTGTAACCAGGTGGAGCCTGGGTTTTACTTCATGGCTCTGGACCACTACAACTATGAGGCAGAACTGGCCAAACTGGGGCAG GGCTGCACTGTTGTGGAAAGGGAAATCCAGCCTGGTCACACAGCCACTTGGACCGGCACTGGTTTTGCCCGTGTTCCTAAAGGCAGCACTTTGGAGTTCTCAATCAGCAACATCCCATACTCGATGGAGTATGATGTGTTGATTCGCTATGAATCACAG ATGCTACATGACTGGGAGGAGGTTCACGTGAGTGTGGTGAGGCCAGGCCCGATTCCCACCAGCAGCCCCTGTGGCAACACCATCCCTGCAGATGacctgctgaccgtgtccctGCCCATCGCCTCCAG GTTTGTTTTACTGCCAAGGCCTGTCTGCCTGGAAAGGGGAGTGAGCTATACCCTTCGGCTGGAATTCCCGTACTTCTCTAGCCGGAGCACTGTCCCCAACCCTAGTATCCTGATTGACTCT ATCTCCCTGCTCCCTCGATACTCCTCCCTGGAGATGTTCATTGCTGGGGATCCCGCATCTATCGCCCGCAAGCAGACCTTTGAGCTCCACCGCTGCCACGACACAGGCAAGGCTGTGACGAGCTCTCTGCTCAGCGACACCTGCGGCAAGCTGCTCACCAGCATGTCCGCCATCATCAATGATGGAGCTCTGC CCTGCCAGTGTGACCCCCAGGGCTCAATGAGTTCTGAGTGTAACGCTCATGGAGGCCAGTGTAGCTGTAAGCCTCACGTGATTGGCCGGCGCTGCGACCAGTGTGCCCCGGGGACGTACGGCTTCAGGTCTGCGGGGTGTAAAC CGTGTAGTTGCAGCGTGGAGGGCTCGCGCACCCCCTTCTGCCATCAGCACACAGGCCAGTGCTCCTGCAACCCTGGGGCCTTCGGGCTGCACTGCGACAGGTGCCAGCATGCGCACTGGGGCTTCCCCAACTGCAAGCCATGCCGCTGCAATGGGCACGCCGATGAATGCGAGGAGAGGACCGGCCGCTGCTTGAACTGCAGGGGGAACACGGCGGGGGACAAGTGTGAAAG GTGCGCCAGTGGTTACTATGGCAAACCGGAGCTGGAGTCGGGGAGTCAATGCCGGCCCTGCCCCTGCCCTGACAGCCCCACCAGCGGTCGCCACTTTGCAGCATCCTGCTACCAGGACACCCGCAGTCACCAAGTGGTCTGCAACTGTAACCAGGGCTACACAG GAATGGTTAAACGCTCCAAGGGGATCATCCAGC GCTCTCGCTGTGATGAATGTGCCCCTGGTTACTACGGCAATCCCTCAGAACCAGGTGGCCGCTGCCAGATGTGCCATTGCAGCAACAACATCGATATGACCGACCCGGAGTCATGCGACCGCCGCACAGGGGAGTGCAGGAAGTGCCTTTACAACACGGAGGGGCCTGACTGTGGAATGTGTAAGATTAGATACTACGGGGATGCAAAGCGACGGAACTGCCGGA aatgcacctgtAACTTCCTGGGCACCGAGCACAAACAGTGCTCCTCTCCGGACAAGTGTGTGTGCAACCGCGGGACAGGCCAGTGCCAGTGTCTGCCCAATGTTAGCGGTCAGACCTGCGACCACTGTATTACCAACTACTGGAATATGGCCAGTGGCCGTGGCTGTGAACCCTGCAGCTGTGACCCCATCAACGCTGTTTCAGCCTCCTGTAATGAG TTTACAGGCCAGTGCCACTGCCGTGACGGGTTTGGGGGAAAGACCTGCACAGAATGCCAAGAGAATTTCTGGGGCAATCCCAAGGTTCAGTGCAGAG CCTGTGACTGTGACCGGCGTGGCATCGAGACACCGCAGTGTAACCACCTGAACGGGCACTGCGTGTGTCAGCCAGGTGTGTCGGGTGTGCGCTGCGACCAGTGCGCCCGCGGCTTCTCAGGGCACTTCCCGGACTGCCAGCCCTGCCACCAGTGCTTTGGCGACTGGGACCGTGTGGTCCAGGATCTGGTGGCCCGTACCAAAGCCCTGACTGAGCGGGCCCGTGAGATCCAGCTCACTGGCCTGACTGGCGCCTATGAGAAGAGCTTTCGCGAGATGGAGAAGAAGTTGGCCAAGGTCCAGGGCATCGTTAACACTCGCAATGCCACGGCTGAGGCCATCGCCAGCCTCATGACCCTGACTGAGGACCTCAG GGCTCGAATTGGTGAGACTACAGAGAGGCTGAATCGCCTGGAGTCAGAGCTGACCAACTTGCAGGACGGCAACTATGAGGCCAGCAGCCAGCTAAGTGCCCTGGAGAGAGAGGCCAGGGAGCTCAACCTGACCTCTGACCAGCTTAGCCACCAGCTGGACATTCTGAAGAACTCCAACTTTCTGG GTGCCTATGACAGCATCCGCAGCTCCTATAACAAATCCCGAGAGGCGGAACGCCTCGCCAAGCTGGCCACGACCCACGTGCCGAGCATCGTCACCCAATCAGCGGACACGCGGCGGAAGACGGAGCGCCTGATGGCTGCCAAGAAGGACGAGTTTAACCGCAAGAATGCCGCCAACAAGCGCGCCCTGCAGGACCTGGCTGCCAAGACACACACGCTGGACCTGAAGAAGATCAATGAGAAG GTTTGTGGCGTTCCTGGTGATGTGCCATGTGATGAGAGCCCCTGTGGTGGCACCAGTTGCCGCGATGATGACGGAAACAGGCACTGCGGGGGTCTAAATTGCAACGGTGCCGTGGCAACTGCAGGCAACGCACTTGAGAGGGCTAAACATGCTGAGAAGGAGCTGAACAAGGCTATGGCTGAGGTGGAGGAGCTCTTCCAGAAA GTGGCCAAGGCCAAGATGCAGGCGATGGAGGCGAAGGGGAAGGCCCAGGCAGCCCTGGACAAGGCCAACAACACCAAGGCCAAAGTGGAGCACTCCAACAACAAGCTCCGAGACCTCATCAAGGAGATCCGTGACTTCCTCACAC AAGAGGGCGCCGATCCGGACAGTATTGAGGCTGTGGCTACCCGTGTTCTGGAGCTGACCATCCCAGCCTCCCCTCAGCAGATCCGACACTTAGCCAGCGAGATCAAGGACAAGGTCAACAGCCTGTCTAACGTGGACGCCATCTTGGAACAGACGCAGGACGATGTGCGCAAGGCCAGGCAGCTTCTGCAGGACGCCAAGAAGGCCAA GAACCGTGCCGAGAGCGTCAAAGCAGTGGCGGAAACAGTGAAACACGCTCTTGCTGATGCCCACAAGGCACAGGCTGCTGCCGAGGCGGCTATCCAACGTGCCCAGGAAGACATCGGCAGCACAGAGGACCGCATAGCGCAG GTGAATTCTGAGACCTCTGCCAGGGAGAAAGACCTGAATGATGCCATGGATCACCTGGGCCACCTCAGCCGGCAGATTGAGGCCCTGAAGACCAAGCATGCAAACAACAGCCTAGTAGCATCACGTGCTGAGGAAACGGCCACCATGGCGAGGGATAAGGCCAATGAGGCCAAGCAG GTGTTGGACGGCGAGCTAACAGACAAGTACCGGATAGCGCAGGACCTAGTGGACCGCAAGGCCAAGATGGTGCAAGATGCAAAGAAGAAGGCGGAGCGACTACGGGACGAAGCCAAAAAGCTGCTACAGAATGCACAGAACAAGCTTCAGAGGCTGGCAG AACTGGAGAAAAATTATGAGGACAATCAGAAGATGCTAGAGGGAAAAGCTAGGCAGCTTGATGGACTGGAAGACAAAATGAAGGCCATCCTCAATGACATCAACAAGCAAATTCAAATTTATAATACATGCCAGTAA